One segment of Candidatus Dormiibacterota bacterium DNA contains the following:
- the pyrH gene encoding UMP kinase codes for MEPNGRSPRFARVLLKISGEAFAGNDAGVDVHTTRGMAEQIAEVSRAGVSVSVVVGGGNIWRGKIHEEAGMDRATADYMGMLATVINALALQDALERMGVPSRVQTAIAMHQIAEPYIRRKAMRHLEKGRVVIFAAGTGNPYFTTDTTAALRAVEMNAEAILKATKVDGIYSADPKKDPTATRFDRLDYMDVLQRGLEVMDSTAMALCMDNNLPIIVFDMAAPGNIRRVIWGERIGTYVGRETPSLV; via the coding sequence TTGGAACCCAACGGTCGTAGCCCCCGGTTCGCCCGCGTCCTCCTAAAGATCTCCGGCGAAGCGTTCGCGGGGAATGATGCCGGTGTTGACGTTCACACCACGCGCGGAATGGCCGAGCAGATCGCCGAGGTCAGTCGCGCGGGCGTGAGCGTTTCGGTCGTCGTCGGCGGGGGCAATATCTGGCGCGGTAAGATCCACGAAGAAGCGGGCATGGATCGTGCGACCGCCGATTACATGGGAATGCTCGCAACGGTCATCAACGCGCTGGCACTGCAGGACGCGCTCGAGCGCATGGGCGTGCCTTCGCGCGTGCAGACGGCGATCGCGATGCATCAGATCGCCGAGCCGTACATCCGTCGCAAAGCAATGCGCCATTTGGAAAAAGGGCGCGTCGTGATCTTCGCAGCCGGCACCGGGAACCCGTACTTCACCACCGATACGACGGCGGCGTTGCGAGCGGTGGAGATGAATGCCGAAGCGATCCTCAAAGCCACGAAGGTCGACGGCATCTATTCGGCCGATCCAAAGAAAGATCCGACCGCGACGCGCTTCGATCGGCTCGATTACATGGACGTGCTGCAGCGCGGCCTCGAAGTGATGGATTCCACCGCGATGGCGCTCTGCATGGATAACAATCTACCGATCATCGTCTTCGACATGGCCGCGCCCGGAAATATTCGACGCGTCATCTGGGGCGAACGGATCGGCACCTATGTCGGTAGAGAGACCCCCTCGCTCGTATAA
- the frr gene encoding ribosome recycling factor: MSEYFKDVESRMTKCVDATQADFAAIRTGRATPALLDRLHVEAYGQAVPLNQVAGVSTPDSRTLVISAWDKSTVAEIRKAIEKSDLGLTPNIDGTTIRLIIPPLNEERRKDLVKVMKKKAEDGKIAVRNVRHKAHDELKAQLKNGEITEDDNKRMQDQLQKLTDRFIKDIDSLVTSKEKEIMEV; encoded by the coding sequence ATGTCGGAGTATTTCAAAGATGTCGAGTCGCGCATGACCAAATGCGTCGACGCCACCCAGGCGGATTTCGCCGCGATCCGTACCGGGCGTGCGACGCCCGCACTGCTCGATCGCTTGCACGTCGAAGCCTACGGGCAAGCCGTTCCGCTCAATCAGGTTGCCGGCGTCTCCACTCCCGATTCGCGCACCCTCGTGATCAGCGCTTGGGATAAAAGCACGGTAGCCGAGATCCGCAAGGCCATCGAGAAAAGCGATCTTGGGCTCACCCCGAACATCGACGGCACGACGATTCGTCTGATCATTCCGCCGCTCAACGAAGAGCGTCGCAAAGATCTCGTCAAGGTGATGAAAAAGAAGGCCGAAGACGGCAAAATCGCCGTGCGCAACGTGCGGCACAAAGCGCACGACGAGCTGAAAGCACAGCTCAAGAACGGCGAGATCACCGAAGACGATAATAAGCGCATGCAGGATCAACTGCAGAAGCTCACGGATCGATTCATCAAGGATATCGATTCATTGGTCACCTCCAAAGAAAAAGAAATCATGGAAGTCTAA
- a CDS encoding isoprenyl transferase — MSVSHNAAPSPPQLDPQTIPQHIAIIMDGNRRWAKARGLPAIEGHRRGIIALRAVTRAASDIGVRAVTVYGFSTENWTREVSEISLLFDLCVHFAKHELAELNRNNVRVRIIGDWEALPPRSREALRGLQAQTASNDGLILNIAVNYSSRAELRRAVRAIAADVAAGTLQPDAIDDARIAAALYTADVPDPDLLIRPGGEQRLSNFLLYQLAYTELVMTQTLWPDFTGDELVRAVAQFQARQRRFGGA; from the coding sequence GTGAGCGTCTCGCACAACGCGGCGCCTTCCCCGCCGCAACTCGATCCGCAAACGATCCCGCAGCATATCGCCATCATCATGGACGGCAATCGTCGTTGGGCCAAAGCTCGCGGGCTCCCGGCGATCGAAGGCCATCGCCGCGGCATCATCGCGCTGCGCGCGGTAACGCGAGCCGCCAGCGATATCGGCGTTCGAGCCGTGACGGTCTACGGGTTCTCAACGGAGAATTGGACGCGCGAAGTCAGCGAGATTTCGCTGCTCTTCGATCTGTGCGTCCACTTCGCAAAACACGAGCTTGCCGAACTCAATCGCAATAACGTGCGGGTGCGGATTATCGGCGATTGGGAGGCGTTGCCTCCACGCTCGCGCGAAGCGTTGCGCGGCTTGCAGGCGCAGACGGCTTCCAACGACGGGCTCATCCTCAACATTGCGGTGAACTATAGTTCGCGGGCGGAGTTGCGGCGCGCCGTGCGTGCCATTGCGGCCGACGTCGCCGCCGGGACGCTCCAACCCGACGCGATCGACGACGCACGTATCGCCGCCGCGCTCTATACGGCGGACGTGCCGGATCCCGACCTCTTGATTCGCCCCGGTGGCGAGCAGCGGCTCTCGAACTTTCTGCTCTACCAGTTGGCGTACACAGAATTGGTCATGACGCAGACGCTATGGCCCGATTTCACGGGCGACGAACTCGTTCGCGCGGTTGCGCAATTTCAAGCGCGCCAACGGCGGTTTGGCGGCGCGTGA
- a CDS encoding phosphatidate cytidylyltransferase, which translates to MTRRIVVGAIVAAIGLGCVSYAWCFYLLLLVIGLASIYELNYLCEIKGQPLEYPVAVFGVSAYLLLSVTDLLRKWEGALLAGIVIATFWIGMYGEQKGYFARTAYTLLAVLYIGKLLTYFVLIREVPVVGMWWTFDVIVLIALTDIFGMFIGTLIGRHQLTKISPKKTVEGSAGAIVVVTLVSIAATQLPQLQLLWWQGAILGILTSVAAQAGDLAESALKRDAGVKDAGSMIAGHGGVLDRFDSYLFGGMAFFGTLHLMGILQL; encoded by the coding sequence GTGACCCGGCGCATCGTCGTTGGCGCGATCGTTGCGGCGATAGGCCTGGGATGCGTGAGCTACGCGTGGTGTTTCTACCTGCTGTTGCTCGTCATCGGTCTGGCAAGCATCTACGAACTCAATTATCTCTGTGAAATCAAGGGCCAGCCGCTGGAGTATCCGGTTGCCGTGTTCGGCGTGTCGGCGTACCTTTTGCTCTCCGTGACCGACCTTCTGCGAAAGTGGGAGGGCGCGCTCCTTGCCGGTATCGTGATCGCGACGTTCTGGATCGGCATGTACGGCGAGCAGAAAGGCTACTTCGCCCGCACGGCCTACACGCTGCTCGCGGTGCTGTACATCGGTAAATTGCTCACCTACTTCGTGCTGATTCGCGAGGTTCCGGTGGTCGGTATGTGGTGGACGTTCGACGTGATCGTCCTGATCGCATTAACCGATATTTTCGGCATGTTTATCGGCACGCTGATCGGGCGCCATCAGCTCACCAAGATTTCGCCGAAGAAGACGGTCGAAGGATCGGCCGGTGCGATCGTGGTCGTGACGCTGGTCTCGATTGCCGCGACGCAGTTACCGCAATTGCAGCTTTTGTGGTGGCAGGGCGCGATCCTCGGCATTCTCACCTCGGTCGCCGCGCAGGCCGGCGACTTGGCGGAGTCGGCCCTCAAGCGCGACGCCGGCGTGAAGGATGCGGGGTCGATGATTGCCGGGCACGGCGGCGTGCTCGACCGATTCGATTCGTATCTCTTCGGCGGCATGGCCTTTTTCGGCACGCTGCATCTTATGGGTATCTTGCAACTATGA
- a CDS encoding 1-deoxy-D-xylulose-5-phosphate reductoisomerase, producing the protein MSGRRKVAILGSTGSIGTQALDVLERHRDRFEVVGLAAGRNERLLREQVERFAPRIATVASDGADALRRVAVESEPDIVLAATDGAVAFDAVFAAVARGTDIAVANKELIVAAGELLMDAAARSGARILPVDSEHSAIFQCLVGEDPARVAGIILTASGGPFWRTPAGEMADATLDRALAHPTWQMGTKNTIDSATMMNKGLEAIEASRLFSVPGERVHVVVHPQSIAHGFVLFADGSVKGQLCAPDMRLPIGYALAFPDRIVGAQPARFDVLEALGAKPQEPALRYEFERPDLERFPCLRLAYQALEAGGTLPAVLSAANEIAVEAFVEGIMRFGRIHAVIEATMQAVPQHEASIDAIRLADRQAREVARGFVASLAEPIVRP; encoded by the coding sequence ATGAGCGGGCGTCGCAAGGTCGCGATTCTAGGCAGCACGGGTTCCATCGGCACGCAGGCCCTGGACGTTCTCGAACGGCATCGCGATCGGTTCGAAGTCGTGGGCTTGGCCGCAGGGCGCAACGAGCGCCTGCTACGCGAACAAGTCGAACGATTCGCCCCCCGCATCGCTACCGTGGCTTCGGACGGCGCGGATGCGCTGCGACGCGTAGCGGTGGAGAGCGAGCCCGATATCGTTCTGGCCGCAACCGATGGCGCCGTCGCGTTCGATGCGGTCTTCGCCGCGGTCGCGCGCGGAACCGATATAGCCGTTGCCAACAAAGAGCTGATCGTCGCGGCGGGCGAACTCTTGATGGATGCCGCAGCTCGCAGCGGCGCCCGGATCCTGCCCGTCGATAGCGAGCATAGCGCGATCTTCCAATGCCTTGTGGGAGAAGATCCCGCCCGGGTCGCCGGGATCATCTTAACCGCTTCCGGAGGGCCATTCTGGCGGACCCCGGCCGGCGAGATGGCCGACGCAACCCTCGACCGGGCGCTCGCCCACCCGACCTGGCAGATGGGTACCAAAAACACGATCGACTCGGCGACGATGATGAACAAGGGCTTGGAAGCGATCGAGGCCAGCCGCTTGTTTTCCGTACCGGGCGAGCGCGTTCACGTGGTCGTCCACCCGCAGTCGATCGCCCACGGCTTCGTGCTGTTCGCCGACGGCAGCGTGAAGGGCCAACTCTGCGCCCCGGATATGCGCCTGCCGATCGGTTATGCGCTCGCCTTCCCGGACCGGATCGTCGGGGCGCAGCCCGCCCGTTTCGACGTGCTCGAGGCACTCGGGGCCAAACCCCAGGAGCCCGCGTTACGTTACGAATTCGAACGCCCGGATCTGGAGCGGTTCCCCTGTTTGCGGCTGGCCTACCAAGCGCTCGAGGCCGGGGGCACGCTTCCGGCCGTGCTCTCAGCCGCAAACGAAATCGCGGTGGAAGCGTTCGTAGAAGGTATAATGCGATTTGGGCGGATCCATGCGGTGATCGAAGCTACGATGCAGGCTGTGCCACAGCACGAAGCATCGATCGACGCAATTCGTCTTGCAGATCGTCAAGCGCGCGAGGTGGCGCGCGGTTTCGTCGCATCGCTCGCCGAACCCATCGTACGTCCGTAA
- a CDS encoding M50 family metallopeptidase, which produces MLFALITLASLGKIITFLFMLSVLVVLHEYGHFLVARRNGVRVNEFAVGMGPKLFGWTSKRSGTLYSIRALPIGGYCAMEGEDGKTSEAEQQREFRDRLDAPSTAVAAPSAVNFQGKTPWQRLAIVLAGPVANFILCYVILVVGAFSFGVMGNTPTAVVGEVKAGYPASAIGLHVGDKIVAIGGTQIRDGNQVVSIMHASKGKRLDLVYDRSGERRETFVTPVPCLPGSKLGCIGIIPASQFTHVAPLAALTISGQEFLGIADQTFSSLGLLVTHFTQYASQVSGPIGMGQAAGVVQDFGWGPYLMLAATISFALGLFNLLPIPALDGGRAAFIIAELLRGKPVDPDKEAMVHIGGFAVLIALMLLVAAHDIARIVAGKGVF; this is translated from the coding sequence GTGTTGTTTGCCCTCATCACGCTCGCATCGCTCGGAAAAATCATCACGTTCCTCTTCATGCTCTCGGTGCTCGTCGTGCTGCACGAGTACGGGCACTTTCTGGTTGCGCGGCGCAACGGCGTCCGCGTCAACGAGTTTGCCGTCGGAATGGGGCCGAAGCTGTTCGGTTGGACGAGCAAACGGAGTGGGACGCTCTACTCGATTCGGGCGCTGCCGATCGGCGGCTACTGCGCCATGGAGGGCGAGGACGGCAAAACCAGCGAGGCCGAGCAGCAGCGCGAGTTTCGCGATCGCCTCGACGCGCCGAGCACCGCGGTAGCCGCCCCGAGCGCCGTCAACTTTCAGGGCAAGACGCCTTGGCAGCGGCTGGCGATCGTGTTGGCCGGCCCGGTCGCGAATTTCATCCTGTGCTACGTGATTCTGGTGGTCGGCGCGTTCTCGTTCGGCGTGATGGGCAATACGCCGACCGCTGTGGTCGGCGAAGTCAAGGCCGGCTACCCGGCAAGCGCCATCGGGCTACACGTCGGGGATAAGATCGTCGCGATCGGCGGGACGCAGATTCGCGACGGTAACCAGGTGGTCTCGATCATGCACGCTTCCAAAGGCAAGCGCCTCGATCTCGTCTACGACCGTTCCGGCGAACGCCGCGAAACGTTCGTTACGCCCGTTCCCTGCTTGCCCGGGTCGAAGCTCGGATGTATCGGCATTATTCCGGCCTCGCAGTTTACGCATGTGGCGCCGTTGGCCGCGCTGACGATCAGCGGCCAAGAATTCCTGGGCATCGCGGATCAAACGTTCAGCAGCCTGGGGCTGCTCGTGACGCATTTCACGCAGTACGCCAGCCAAGTCTCGGGCCCGATCGGCATGGGTCAAGCGGCCGGCGTCGTGCAAGATTTCGGCTGGGGCCCTTACCTGATGCTCGCGGCGACGATTTCTTTCGCGCTCGGGCTCTTCAACTTGCTGCCTATTCCGGCGCTGGACGGCGGGCGCGCGGCATTCATCATCGCGGAATTGCTGCGCGGCAAGCCGGTCGACCCCGATAAAGAGGCGATGGTGCATATCGGCGGCTTCGCGGTGCTGATCGCGCTCATGCTGCTCGTAGCCGCGCACGACATCGCGCGCATCGTGGCCGGAAAGGGAGTCTTCTAG